Genomic window (Procambarus clarkii isolate CNS0578487 chromosome 87, FALCON_Pclarkii_2.0, whole genome shotgun sequence):
gggatgggatatgaagaacgtctgagggaactgatccttacgacactagagaaaagaagggagagaggagtaatgataggaacatataaaatactcaggggaattgacaaagtggaaatagatgaaatgttcacacgtaataataacagaacgaggggacatgggtggaaactggaaactcagatgagtcacagagatgttaggaagttttcttttagcgagagagtagtggaaaaatggaatgcacttggggaacaggttgtggaagcaaactctattcgtaCTTTTAAAATtacgtatgatagggaaatgggacaggagtcattgctgtaaacaaccgatggctggaaaggcgggatccaatagccaatgctcgatcctgcaagcacaaatacgtgagtacaaataggtgagtacacacacactatatatatatatatatatatatatatatatatatatatatatatatatatatatatatatatatatattagtatattttggtagcagtctttcctgtagacatatattattaaatatgaccgaaaaagtaagattaataattctaacacgaattttctcaattttctcaaagaaatgtacgaaagattgagaaaattcgtgttagaattattaatcttactttttcggtcatatttaataatatatatatatatatatatatatatatatatatgttgccagaacacacttatcggcctactatgcaagtcccgatttgcctaataggccgagtggttttctttattttctttaatttttttcaaaatacaatatatgaattattattattttatattaagactattatttatttatttagttgtgTTAGTTAAGGTTAgcttaagataggttaggataggtagggttggttagattcggtcatatatctactttagtttaactcaaatttaaacaaattaatttatacgtaatgaaatggacagatttatcatttcataagaacaaattaggaaaaatatatatattcaggaaaacttggcttattaggcaaatcgggtcttgcatagtaggccaagtacgacgttctggctactaggtacaacatatatatatatatatatatatatatatatatatatatatatatacatatatatatatatatatatatatatatatatatatatatatatatatatataactgaaaactccaaacCTTACAATGAttcaaacccagacagccaggagcactatgcacatggcatacctggttccttaaccactcgaccaccgtgaCTGTCCACTagacattggtagccgaggctattttcccaacatcccgacagcacttggtggtaagcttgggtcTATATATTTCATCGAGTCACCTGACTTTGTGgggccacatgagcaacacaaatgtgaagaagattgaatggtccccaagcatatatgcaattgaaaactccacaccccagaaggattcgaacccagacagccagaagcACTATGCACATGGCGTACCTGACATGACTACAGCATAGTGGTTCGTGAGGGGGGTGCCCTCTACATCGTCCTGGTTTGTTTGGTGCTTCCCTTCTACAGCGTGTGGTGGTGCCCTCTAGTGCTTCCAGGTTCGTGGGAAGGTGCCTTTTGAAGCGTTGTTCGTGTGGTGGTGTCCTCTACGGTTTCCTGGTTCTTGAACTGGTGGCCTCTACAGTGTAGTGGTTCGTGTTATTGTGCCCTCCAGTGTCTTGGTTCGTGTGATGGTGCCCTCCAGTGTCTTGGTTCGTGTGATGGTGCCCTCCAGTGTCTTGGTTCGTGTGATGGTGCCCTCCAGTGTCTTGGTTCGTGTGATGGTGCCCTCCAGTGTCTTGGTTCGTGTGATGGTGCCCTCCAGTGTCTTGGTTCGTGTGATGGTGCCCTCCAGTGTCTTGGTTCGTGTGATGGTGCCCTCCAGTGTCTTGGTTCGTGTTATGGTGCCCTCCAGTGTCTTGGTTCGTGTGATGGTGCCCTCCAGTGTCTTGGTTCGTGTGATGGTGCCCTCCAGTGTCTTGGTTCGTGTGATGGTGCCCTCCAGTGTCTTGGTTCGTGTGATGGTGCCCTCCAGTGTCTTGGTTCGTGTGATGGTGCCCTCCAGTGTCTTGGTTCGTGTGATGGTGCCCTCCAGTGTCTTGGTTCGTGTTATTGTGCCCTCCACAGTGTCTTGGTTCGTGTGATGGTGCCCTCCAGTGTCTTGGTTCGTGTGATGGTGCCCTCCAGTGTCTTGGTTCGTGTGATGGTGCCCTCCAGTGTCTTGGTTCGTGTGATGGTGCCCTCTACAGCGTCGCGGTTAGAAACTATGAAGGTGGTATTTCAAGAGCACAATCTTGCAGTAACTAATACAACCACCGAGGACGGCAGTAGGTGCAGGACAGAGCATTAAGGCAGCCAATTATCTTCTTATTGCTGTTTAGTTAACTGACAATAAAACATTATTGTCGGATTTGTCTGAATTTGAAAATATTCTGATTGGCGATGATCGCACTTTCCCTATCACACGAGAAGTCAGGAATGTGTCCAGACTTATCTGATGTGCGTGGCGGACCATGACAGACCGAGACACAGATGACAGGCGCGAGCACAGACCATGACAGACTGTGAGGTTTTCGGATATTTACACCCAAGTCTGGTCTCAAGTTGGGCGCCAGATGTGAGAATATACctgttttatttaattatttaattatttaatgatttatatatacaagagtttttacattcttgtacagccactagcacgaatagcgtttcggtcaagtccttaatcctaattttcacatacacacacacacacacataccaaggaagcagcccgtagcagctgtctaactcccaggtacctattaaattactgctaggtgaacagttaatcagggtgaaagaaactctgcccatttatttccgcctccggCGAGGATCGAACTcgaacccttaggactacgaactccgagcgctatccactcagccgtcaggcccccctgtGTTATTGAGTTATTgagttattgtgttgttgtgttatTGGGTGTGGATTCCAATGTTTGCCTTGGGTATTGTTGCCCCTGAAATATGGGGGCACTTCTTCAGAATGAGGAATGACACCAAACACActtgtatacatataaatatattacacaaCTAGCTTACTATTACACAGTGACCCATGTTAGTTACGGTACTCAAGAGTCTCACCTCAACCACTGTCAAGACACCTCGCAGCAGCAGGACGCCGTTCCCACCACTCTGACAGGTGTGAGACAGACcacagtctcgacccactggacaggtcatgaacagaAGTGAGAAAACTGAACACTTCGTGAGCACTCCTGGCAATTACTGCACTTGCCACTTGCTGTATCAAAACACTTCACCAACACAACAAATTTACTCACGTCAGTGAATACAAAAGAACAACTGTCACGTTAACTGTCGTGCTCGTGAGATGGTGTCCTCTACAGCTTCGTGGTTTGTGCCCTTTACAGCTTCGTGGTTCGTGTGGTGGTGCCCTCTATAGCGTCGTGGTTCGTGAGAGGGGTGCCCTCTTCAGCATCTTGGTTCGTGTAGTGGTGTGATAAGCGTTCCAAATaagcattctcccccccccccccctccctaagcATTCGCAGTGCTTAGTGACAGAGTAACAATCACTCTGTCACTAAGACATTCAACGATCAATCAATTAACTAACCACTTTACGTTAATCACACTGTCAACAATCAAAGATAGTTTATTAAGAACCTTGCGTTAATCACTCGGTCACTCAGTCAACAAGCAATTATAATTAacacttcaataataataataattataatacctCAGTATCTTTTTATCACACAGACGAAACAATAACCAGATGTTACTAGACAAACAGCAGAATGGGATCATcatataagaataataataataataataattatattaatatactaactgtacccggccacgctttGCTGTGGTTCTCATGGcgctcagcaaccttccccctgtcccccagtcctccccagctttccgccctcccccgtcccctcattctcccaatcaatcctcactcccctgtcccctcgtccttccaaccattccccactacgccgtcccctcgtcctccccaccatcccatactcctctgtccccttgtcctctccacaattctccattcccctgtcccctcgtcaacaccgtccccaactcccccgtcccctcgtcctaccccactattacccccttccctgtcccctcgtcttccgtaCCATCCCCTacttccatcccctcgtcctccccaccattcttcactccctcatccgatgcattcccaaatcatctgatgttcctatcaggaaatttggaacatcaaatgatctgatgatcccatcactgaaatataaggaaaACACTTAAAAAAACGAAATATAAAAATATGGTATGGTGAACAACaccgctcaattccaacgcaatgtcacacaaaatgattatatcaaaatgaaaataaatcaaaatctatgaaaattcaatttatcagtgaaatcggaaacattgaaatggaatcgtaacatatttagtatagcgtgtgttgctcttacgtgcaacagatggcgctgtttctcaaaaaaaagcatgttttacctgttacaggtttgGCATCTCtacttatactcatgaaatgaatggtatggtaaacaacacagttcaattccaaggcaatgtcatacataataattaaatcaaaatgaaaatatatcgaaatctatgaaaattcaatttgtcaatgcaattggaaacattgaaatcaaATCATAACATACTTAGTATAGCATgttttgctattacgtgcaacagatggtgccgtTTTTCATAAAAGTatttttttacctgttacaggtgtggcatctacatagtaggtatataaaaacacgcgcatattcgaagggaacgttgtgtcaaaatttcaaagcaatcggtgaagaactttcagagattagcgattatgaacaaacgaacattttcatttttatttatatagataagcgTGCCACACAGACATCCGCTTATCACACGACTTACCTACGTGCCACTAAGACGACCGTAGTAATTAATGAATCCCAACGCTTCCTGTAACAGATGAAACACATCCTATCTCAAGTGTGTTTATTactttgttcacacacacacacgttgatcACTTTACCAGTGACTCGACACTTATATGGTTAAGACCTGTCACTCCTCAATGAGCTGACAGCTTAACACTTTCACAATCTCCTTGGATCCAAACACAGAGTAAGATCGTTGCGAGATATAATCTGATCGATCCAAGATTGGGTGATTACTGACCACCAAAATTAATGTGCACAACGATTGTTTAATAACCCGGGTTTTAGTACTTACATTCAATCACCTCATTCATACTGTTGGCGACGATACAGGTGACAGGTAGACTGCGGATTTAAGCGAGGGAGCCCAGCACTGTATCCACAACAGTACTGGAATAAAGCACGCACCCCTAGCTTCCACATGATACGGTAAATCCAGAAGACAACTTGATCTGGACTACGCGAGCTGGTCCATCACCTTGACACGACCATCAATACCTCAGTCGTAAATTAAGACCCTCACTCAACAGTCTTTAGAACGATGGTACAGATAAACCGCACTTCGTGACAGACGAAATGGCGCACCCACACACGCGCACACTGTCCACTTCTTTGCTTGTACCGCGCGGCAGGATACCGCACACGCGCACACTTTCCACTTCTTTGCTTGTACCGCGCGGCAGGATACCGCACACGCGCACTTCCCGGCCCAAAGAAGTTCTCCTCACCTCCTCTCGACTTCGATATTAGGAACCACCACGAGTTCACTATCGTCAAATCCCTTCACACTACTTCTTGGGATATTTACACTTGATTGTCAGTAAAGATTCTGTGACGCCATCACTTATTGACCAATCACAGCACTTAGGCCTATCCGCGCTTTCCTGTGAAATCTGAATGACAGGAGCATGTCGGCCACTCGTAATGTTGTACCAGTTCCACAGCGTCTCGCCAGAGGGCCACACTTTCTTTAATGGGTATCGGGAAGCCCTGTGGTCGGCCTCCAATCGTTTCGGGGGTGGGAGGGTCTGTCTTTACTCCCCATTATCCAGTTGTAGCTAAGATTTCCGCCCGTGCTATAGGTTATCTCCCACCCTAGTACTGTGGCTCTGCCTTCTCCCTTGCAACTGAACCCAATGATCCAAGTCAGAACTGATAACCTATGTGGACTCCATTCGTGAATACGAGTCCAACGTCTTCCAACTTGACAGACTTTGAACATCAACTAACAAGGTTgcatcttgcaagaacttatgcaAGCATTAAATTTGTACAATGAGAGATTGAACTCTTACATAACCCTCAATTGTTAATGTATGTTACAATTTGCAATAATGCATTAACACAAGCACAAACTTATGATTGTTTATACCTGCTTGCAACAAGCAATGAGCATGATTGCATGCAACATGATACAATGAGTGACCCATGTTGACCACTACATCCTCGACAATTGCTAATGACACTTGACTTTATCTTTACCCTTAAGTGACAGATGACAGGCGCGTGCACTAGCCAAGACAGACTGGGACTGAGGTGACAGGCGCGAGTACTGGCCATGATGGACTGTATATTTACTACTAAGGCAAGTGTCCACAGCTGAATACGTTAGTACACTCACACGTGTCAATGTCCACCAGTGTAGAGCACACGTCACACGGCCTACAGTTAACGTGGATGGCAGTGGGAATGGGTTTGGGTAATGCCCCAATGATAATCCTAAGAAGGCTGGACCTTGTGCACGTAGAGTTCTGAACAGGCTTCACCATCACCGTCTTAGGGATCTCGACGAACGTTGTAACTGGCACCACCTGGGAACTAGTGCCACAGACCACAGTGCTAGTTAGGGTTACTGTTAACCTGTCAGTCTGTGTCAAGGTAGTGGTGTGGGCTGGTGCGCGGGTCTCCCAGGCGGAAGGAGTTAGCTGCGTGTCTGTTGTTAGGTGAACAGCGGCTGGcagacctgccaccaccagcagtaACACACCCGGCCACAATATGAGTGTATTCATCTTCACTCTTCCAGCTCACACCTGCAATGATTAACAAAACATTTACAAATAAATAATATCTAGTATGAACATCAGATAATTAAGTTTGATATATAACTTCGTAGAACTTCACCTTACCTGAAGCTATTAAAACACTAGAagcagctctgctgttcaacagccTGAGAGCGAGTGACTCTCCAGCGGCCCTGAAGGTATTTACGAATGCAAACCCCGCTGCCAGGCATGCCAACAAGTCATACCTTACTGTTATAAGGCATATGAACGTTATTAATAAAATCGTAGCTTAgacatgtatatatttatttgggAGGTAAAGCAGTgagatatataatataaaaatttgTTGACCATCATGACGACAAAAACTGATTACAAACAACAATAAATATTTTGGAAACTTATTTCCCAGACTTTCAAGTGATATTACTGCTCTCTGGACTCGCAACACAAGCACATTATCTCAAGGACACACTTAATATGAGCACAAATACACGCACATACATATTACCTCAACTACACACGTACAGTGAACAAACATACACGCACATACATGTCACCTTAACATCACACTTACAATGAACAAACATACACgcacatacatattatattaaCATCACACTTAcaatgaacaaacacacacacacacactcatacatgtcACCTAAACTTCACACTTACAataaacaaacatacacacacatacatatgatCTTAACCACACACAATAAACaaacatgcacacacatacatgtcACCTTAACATCACACAATGAGAAACAAACACAtttacaatgaagaaacaaacacacatacaatgTCACCTTAACATCACACTTACaataaacaaacatacacatacaaataacaaacatacacacacatacaaataaaATTTAACTCCAGAACAACttgtgggtgggggttggggggggggcggagggtgATCTTGACAGCTGTCACAACAATGATGATTAGGCaagctcccctccccccacccacaactCCCCCTGCAGCCCCTATGCAGCTCCCCCCGCAGCTCCCCCACaggtctaaacttattcaatttcctCTCGTTGCTTCgtgatctgtcttgtgttgatacttttaatacccaattaatatccctttgctatgtccattcatccacttgtacacctctatcacatcacccctaattctttgcctttccagagaatgtaatttaagctttgtcaatctttcttcatatggcaGGTTTCTAATATGCAGCATTAACTTCGTCTTCATCATCCTTTTGAATTTATATCCCTTTTACAGTATGGCGatcaaacctgaactgcataatctaaatggggcctatccagagcaAGATATGGCAGAAaagcaacaccaggtgtcttattataaataaattcaaatgtcctatttgccttattaagaAAATTAAGgcatttatttttttgttttaaatttttactaatcaaaAATCCCAGATCCTTTTCGCAGTCCGACTTACTGCGGAAAAtgcagaaaaaacaaaaaaacacatgCATCTTATGAATATAGAACACTTCATATTATGGCACTGCAATAGGAAATCCTCTGGATAAGgcgtcagcaataacattttgcctctcatgaatatgacgaattacaatattgaattcttgcagaatcaatgaccatTGTTAcgatgccctctcctatttctttcgtttgcctgctttaagagtcatatcagctctccctactgattctcagagggagtctgttgatatatgtggagaccagaccggccgccagataagggagaaattacattataagttgtaggtaaggggaaagtggtgccctgatataaatgaaagagtatcccctactgcagatatgacgttttgtaagggacactagctgatcacggattggccgacttaggttgcgggcgaccaatcagagcccgccgtgacgtcaccgagtgccctggGCGGCACCAacatcagagttgacctgactgtggaggtgagaggacgcgcctcggtcagctctcgaggatttgaggctctacaagccttattcagtggattaaactagccatcgcagcccatcataagttattggagaccctgtgccgcgggcaggcctagctgtgactgggtctcatccactgagggttttggagggacgacaccgttcctaggacgagAATCAACGCCTTGgggaagggacgagtgtgtgaaTATAGTGATTAGGTCAGTGCCcattggtgaaccaggattgggatagctgaatctctcggattggaacggcgacgacgcgaaggcttcacgtcacctgaggacctgtggaatgtTCCTGGGTCGTCAAGGAGCGacccaggaagcgtgggaacctcacaccatcaagggacaggcgtcgtgagccaggaatgtaaggtagatcaattttccctcccattacttcttgtgtgagtaggctaaatTGGCCACGATATTTACGATTTATGTGGCAGTATGACATTAAtagtttagtagtagaataggctgcagggcagcttgagtccaggactgttggagaggacagtgtgtgtggacggcaggacagttgaagaagaggtgccgacgtggtgaagagacccttctgtgagagagtgtgtgactcctgtctagtctgcccagttgaaggagtggttggaggtcgtgaaaaAAGAGTTGCTgaagatctccagatttattattcttattttcattttcatctattgcgtgtgattgtgtgtgtgatcatgtaatttgtgtcagtaaatt
Coding sequences:
- the LOC123746938 gene encoding uncharacterized protein yields the protein MVPSSVLVRVMVPSSVLVRVMVPSSVLVRVMVPSSVLVRVMVPSSVLVRVMVPSSVLVRVMVPSSVLVRVMVPSSVLVRVMVPSSVLVRVMVPSSVLVRVMVPSSVLVRVMVPSSVLVRVMVPSSVLVRVIVPSTVSWFV